A portion of the Nitrospira defluvii genome contains these proteins:
- a CDS encoding ATP-binding protein, with product MTDLLSKDHSILERPFMEFRPFGLNDRGEKICDISGVVVQSNVDYMCDYLTRTAGTEAATHAIEELCRLLNARLPDRSYHVTPDFLRNIWNSYSYEFVCYLREFCEQLSGDPDFHVNVGTHRKVPPLIQILCRPFSTPQLYKMWPHMGRKYVRDVLEFEVGRVTRRSAVLRMTFTDRALAQFGPYRKRCVDVICLSCKTSIARVQTQLHGTPPATVRDLSCTANGDPYCEWEFTWTPQVRSSIPLAMWLLVAGGTFAYVHIRWPNVPTIEALGLAAIPASLLWWMITSHMRQAAKPLQRLIRDQEQVVDARHEELREAYLEQQSTAVTLRRKVNELTTLHRAGLLFSSTFDREELMTNVLDTIVRDLHYDRAMITQFDRTRNVSHDFRVRGMPQEVADFLRTQEVSVTDPDSVEGTVFLRGEPVLTNNIHEIWDRLHPFDQKLIGMVNVKSFITVPLKTHHAVIGSLSVDRTHNQALTQDDLDVLVTLASQVASALDNAQAYREIESLNAGLEARVRERTAELEAANAQLKQMDRLKSKFLAHVSHELRTPLTSIVGFADNMLEGLVGSLNVKQEQYLTRIKANGTRLARMITDLLDLSRVEAGKLVLSFDHISLQTVATDVIEQLLPLAITKHLQIELQSPDPALLVWADPDRLSQILTNLLDNAIKYTPEGGHISVDLSISDHEMARIVVRDNGQGIPPDALPKLFDPFFRVHHQERSQTKGLGLGLAIVKDLVELHGGTIAVHSALDQGTEFSFTIPLHARTSTPTVQLPSVRRRLLVVDDDPDICDLLRDRLESEGFQVETAADGETALRLLADTPVDGVLLDIALPEMDGFDVLRQLRPNRPTLPVVMMTAVEALDRAMAAVEAGAQGYLLKPFDATRLRHIIDRWFLNGSVHPD from the coding sequence ATGACCGATCTCCTCTCCAAAGACCATTCGATCCTTGAACGGCCATTCATGGAGTTTCGCCCCTTCGGCCTGAATGACCGGGGAGAGAAAATCTGCGATATCAGCGGAGTCGTCGTCCAATCCAACGTGGACTACATGTGCGACTACCTCACACGCACCGCCGGCACGGAAGCGGCTACCCATGCGATCGAGGAACTGTGTCGACTCCTGAATGCGCGCCTTCCGGATCGCTCTTATCACGTCACCCCGGACTTTCTCCGCAACATTTGGAACAGTTATTCGTATGAGTTCGTCTGCTACCTGCGGGAATTCTGCGAGCAGCTCTCCGGCGACCCAGACTTCCACGTCAATGTCGGCACGCATCGCAAAGTTCCGCCGCTGATCCAAATTCTCTGCCGCCCGTTTTCGACGCCACAGCTCTACAAGATGTGGCCCCATATGGGCAGGAAATATGTCCGCGACGTGCTGGAGTTTGAGGTCGGTCGAGTCACTCGACGATCGGCCGTCCTGCGCATGACGTTTACCGATCGGGCACTCGCCCAATTCGGTCCGTACCGAAAACGCTGTGTCGATGTGATTTGCCTCTCTTGCAAGACCAGCATCGCCCGGGTGCAGACCCAATTGCACGGCACACCGCCCGCCACAGTCCGCGATCTCTCCTGCACCGCCAACGGCGATCCCTATTGCGAATGGGAATTCACCTGGACGCCACAAGTCCGTAGCTCCATCCCACTAGCCATGTGGTTGCTCGTGGCGGGAGGGACCTTCGCGTACGTACACATTCGCTGGCCGAACGTTCCGACCATCGAGGCCCTGGGCCTCGCCGCGATTCCGGCGTCGCTGTTGTGGTGGATGATTACCAGCCACATGCGCCAGGCCGCCAAACCCTTGCAGAGACTGATTCGTGATCAGGAACAGGTCGTAGACGCCCGCCATGAAGAACTGCGGGAGGCCTATCTGGAGCAACAGAGCACCGCCGTCACCTTACGTCGGAAGGTCAACGAGTTAACAACCTTACACCGTGCGGGACTGCTGTTCAGTTCGACCTTCGATCGGGAAGAACTGATGACGAACGTCTTGGATACCATCGTCCGCGACCTGCACTACGATCGCGCCATGATCACGCAGTTCGATCGCACCAGAAACGTGTCGCACGACTTTCGTGTGCGCGGCATGCCGCAGGAAGTCGCGGATTTTCTACGGACGCAAGAAGTATCCGTTACTGACCCCGATAGTGTGGAAGGGACTGTCTTCCTTCGTGGCGAACCCGTGCTGACGAACAATATCCACGAAATCTGGGACCGGCTCCACCCCTTCGATCAAAAATTGATCGGCATGGTCAATGTGAAATCCTTCATCACCGTTCCGCTCAAAACACACCATGCCGTCATCGGCTCTCTTTCAGTCGACCGCACGCACAATCAAGCACTGACCCAAGACGACCTCGATGTCCTGGTCACCCTCGCCAGCCAAGTCGCCAGTGCCCTGGACAATGCGCAGGCCTATCGGGAGATCGAGTCGCTCAACGCCGGCCTGGAAGCCCGCGTGCGGGAACGTACCGCGGAGCTGGAAGCCGCGAACGCGCAACTCAAACAGATGGATCGATTGAAATCCAAATTCCTTGCCCACGTCTCTCACGAGCTACGTACTCCGCTCACCAGCATCGTCGGGTTTGCGGACAACATGCTCGAAGGACTGGTCGGCTCCCTGAACGTCAAACAGGAGCAATACCTCACCCGCATCAAGGCGAACGGAACCAGGCTTGCGCGTATGATCACCGACCTGCTCGATCTCTCTCGCGTCGAGGCAGGCAAACTGGTGTTGTCCTTTGACCATATCTCCCTTCAAACGGTGGCGACCGACGTCATTGAACAGCTCCTTCCCCTCGCGATCACCAAACACCTGCAGATCGAACTCCAAAGTCCCGATCCCGCATTGCTGGTCTGGGCCGATCCGGATCGACTCAGCCAGATTTTGACGAATCTGCTGGATAATGCTATCAAGTACACGCCGGAGGGGGGGCACATCTCGGTAGATCTGTCGATCTCCGACCATGAGATGGCCCGAATTGTGGTCCGTGACAACGGTCAAGGCATCCCCCCCGACGCCCTGCCGAAGCTTTTCGATCCTTTTTTCCGCGTGCACCATCAGGAGCGGAGCCAGACGAAGGGGCTGGGGCTTGGACTCGCGATCGTCAAAGATCTGGTGGAGTTGCATGGCGGCACCATTGCAGTTCACAGCGCGCTGGATCAGGGGACAGAATTTTCCTTCACCATCCCCCTCCATGCTCGCACATCGACTCCGACCGTCCAACTGCCGTCGGTCCGCCGCCGGCTGCTGGTGGTGGATGACGATCCGGACATTTGCGATCTCCTGCGGGATCGCCTGGAATCAGAAGGCTTCCAGGTCGAGACAGCTGCGGATGGAGAGACCGCGCTACGCCTATTGGCCGACACACCGGTGGATGGGGTGCTCCTGGATATCGCCCTTCCGGAAATGGACGGGTTCGATGTCCTTCGTCAACTACGGCCCAACCGCCCCACACTCCCGGTGGTCATGATGACAGCCGTGGAGGCGCTGGACCGAGCGATGGCCGCGGTGGAGGCCGGAGCCCAGGGGTACCTTCTCAAGCCCTTTGATGCCACCAGGCTTCGGCACATCATTGATCGTTGGTTTCTAAACGGCTCCGTTCACCCCGACTGA